CGCGGAGAAAAACGGCTCTTCGCTGTTTCCGGGAGAGTGCCGGAGTGTTCGACCGTTCCCTGTCGCCAGTTGAACACCCTGAATTCTGGTCTCTCAATTCGCTTCGAAAAGAAAGGAGTTGAACATCGGCAGGCGTTGCGTCGCCCCCCGGAAATGGGCCACTATTACATCACCACCGGGAAAAGCCCGGAGGAACCGAGAAAAGGAGTTCAAAATGGAGAACACCTTCGAGGACATCGAGTTCATCGAGACCTCCGCCGACCTGATGGCCACCTCGTACTACGTCAACATCCAGTAATACCCGGTACGGCCACAGGGGCGGCGGCCGAACGACGCCGCCCCTTCGGCCCGGGGTGGTGCGAGTCCGGTGCGCGACGCCGCGGCCGTACCCACCCGACCACATGCGCGAGCGGGCCGAGAAGTCTCTTCTCGGCCCGCTGGAGCGAGTGCCCGTGGGAGGCGGAGAACCGTGGGAACCACCGCTGCCGACTGGACCTTCGCGTCCCTGGTCGGCGACACCGAGAGCTTCTTTGCACAGCACTTCGACCGGCAGCCGCTGCTGCGCCGCGGAGCGCTCGCGGACCGGGTCCGCGACCTGATCACGGTGGACCGGCTCGACGACGTCATCGCCCTGCAGGTCGTCCCGCCGGCCTACGTGCGCCTCGCCAGGGACGGCCAGGGCCTGTCCAGCAAGGCCTACACCCGCACCACGGGCGACCACGCGACGGGGCTCGCCGAAACCGTCGTACCGGAGCGGGTGTACGAACTGTTCCGCTCCGGCGCGACCGTCACCTGGAACCACCTGGAGCACCTGCTGCCCTCGGTCCGGCACCTGGTCGACCTCTTCGCCGACACCTTCGCCTGCCCCGCCGAGGTCGTGGGCTTCCTGACACCGGCCGGACACGACGGGTACGCCCCGCACCACGACCCGGTCGACGTCTTCGTCGTCCAGATCGAGGGGACCAAGGACTGGCAGGTCTGGCAGCCGCCCGCCGACCGCCGCGGGGACAGCGCCCGCTACCCCGCCGACCGGCTCGGCGAGCCCGCGCTGCGGACCACGCTGCACCCGGGCGACGTGCTCTACCTGCCCCACGGCACGCCGCATGCCGCGGCCGCCCGCGAGCAGGTCTCCCTGCATCTGTCGGTCACCGTCGCCCCGCGTCGCTGGCGCGACCTGCTCGCCGAAACGGTCGCGGAGCTGCTGCGCGACGAGGCGTTCCACGCGGTGCCGTTCCTCGGCGGCAACCCGTCCGGCGCGGTGGACGGCGCGGCGGACGGCGGTCGGCGCAGCCGGATCGCCGACCGCTACCGCGAGAAGGTCGCCGACCTGTGCGCCCGCCTCACCGCGCTGGCGCCCGAGGACGAAACGGCACGGCTCGCCGCGGTCGGCCGGGCGCAGGCGGGTGTGGACCGGCCGCGGGAGTTCGCCCGGCTCGCCAGGCTGGACGCCCTCACCGCCGAGGCGCGGGTGCGACGCACCGGGACCCCCGTCGAACTCGGGCCGAGCCGCGACGGCAGGACCCCCCTGCTGGTCAACGGCCACCGGCTGGCCGTGCCCGACGCCGTCGCCGACACGCTCCGCGCCCTGGACCGCGGCGGTTCGCTGCGGGCCGGCGGCTTCCTCGCCGGAGCGCCCGAGGACCGGTCGGTGCGCGCCGCCCGGCAACTCGCCCGCCTCGGTGTCCTGCAGGCCGCGGACCGGGCGGAGGACTGAGCGCCGTGCGCGCCACGACCGAGGCGACCGCTCCCGCTTCCGGCCCGGAGGCGAACGGCGCGGGGCCACGCCTCGGCGACCTCGTCGTCGACCCCTCGGCGCGGGCGCAGGACGACTTCCACCGGTACGTCAACGGGCTCTGGTCGGACGCGTTCGTCCTTCCGGAGCACCAGGCCGAGGCGACGCTGCTGTCGCTGCTGGCCGACGAGGTCGAGGACGACGTGGCCCGTCTCATCCGGCGGGCGGCGGCCGGCGCCGGCGCCGGCGACCCCGCCACCCGGGCCATGGCCGATCTGTACACGAGCTTCATGGACGAGGAGACCATCGAGGCGCGCGGAGCGACACCGCTCGCCGCTGACCTCGCCCTTGTCCGCAGCGCGCCCGACCGCCGCGCGCTGGCCGCCGTCCTCGGCCGGCTGCAGGCGCAGGGGGTGCGCGGCGCGCTGGAGCCGTCCGTCTCCGTGGACCCGGCCGACGGCACCCGCTACGCCCTGACGCTGACCGCGTCCGGCCTGGGCCTGCCGCGCCCCGAACTGTACCTCGCGGACGGCGCCGGACCACTGCTGCGCCGCTACGCCCGGCACGTGAGCGCCATGCTCGCCCACGCGGGCCTGCCGGCCCCGGCCGAAGCCGCCGAGCACATCGTCCGCGCCGAGACGGCCCTGGCCCGCCTCCACATGTGCGCCCACGAGGCCGGCGCGCCCACCGGCGCCACCGCCTTCGCATCCGCTGCGCACGACGGCCCGCCCGCGACCGCCTCCCCGGCCGCCGGCTGCGCGGCCCCGGACACCGCCTCGCCGGTCCGCTGCCTCGTCGGTGAACTCGCCCTGCGCGACCAGGGGTTCGCGTGGGGGGAGTGGCTGCGGGAACTGGGGGCGGCGGCGTCGCAGGCGGTCGTCCGCGTCCGGCCGGGCGCCTTCGTGACGGCGTTCGAAGAGTGGTGGGCCGGCGCCGACCTGCGGTCGCTGCGCCTGTGGCTCGCCTGGCGGTACGTGCACGAGATGGCGCCCTTCGGGCCGCGCGCGGTCTTCGCCGAGCACTTCCGCTGGTACTGGCGGGAACTCACCGGCGCCCGACAGCCCTGGCCGCGCCGCCGGCGGGCCAGCGCCTTCGTGCAGACGGCCCTCGGGGACGTCGTCGGAGAGCGCTACCTGCGCGAGCACGTGGCCCCCGGCACGCTGGCCGCCGCACGGCAGCTGGTGGACCACCTCGTCGGCACCTACCGCCGCTGCCTGGAGCAGGCGCGCTGGATGCGGCCGGCCACCCGGCGCGCCGCACTGGCCAAGCTCGACGCCATGCGCTTCGACATCGGCGCCCCGACGGCCCCCGTCGGCTGCGCCGGTCTGCGCACCGACCCCGCCGACCTGGTGGGCAACGTCAAGCGGTCCCGCGCCTGGCACATCGCCCGCGAACTCGGCCGCCTGGGCGGGCCGGTGGACCGCGCGGACTGGAAAGTGCCGCCGCAGTCGGTCACCGCCTACTACCGGCACAGCCTGAACCAGGTGGTGATCCCCGCCGCCCTGCTGCGCCCGCCGGTGTTCGACCCCGCCGGCGACACCGCTCGCAACCTCGCCGTGCTGGGGTCCATCGTGTGCCACGAGATGTCGCACGCCTTCGACGACCGTGGCTCCCGCTACGACGGGCACGGCCGGCTGCGTTCCTGGTGGGCGCCCGAGGACCGGGCCGAGTTCGAGCGCCGCAGCGCCCTGCTGGTGCGGCAGTACGACGGATACGCCCCCGGCGGGGCCGGCGGCGCCCGGGTCAGCGGAGCACGCACCCTCGGGGAGAACATCGCCGACATCACCGGTCTGGCAGTCGCCCAGCAGGCCTTCTGCGCCCACCTCGACGCGCTCGGCGTCACCGGCGAGCCCCGCCGGCGACGGCTGCGGCGGTTCTTCATGCTGTGGGCCACCATGTGGCGGGCCGAACGCACCCCGGGCCGGACGCTGGAGCGCCTCGCACACGACTCCCACGCGCCGCCGGAGTTCCGCTGCAACGGCGTCCTCGGCCACATCCCCGCCTTCTACGAGGCCTTCGGCGTCACCGAGACGGACCGTCTGCACATCCCGCCCGAAGCCCGGTTCTCACTGCTGGGCTGAGCCCTGCTCACCCGAAGGGAGCGAAGGACACATGAGTCACACAGTCGTCGAACGGGCCGGTTCACTGGCCCTCGACATCGACGCCGAGCGGCTGCTGCGCCGCATCAGGGAGCTGGGGCGGATCGGCGCCGATCCGGTCGGCGGCGGCATCACCCGTACCGGGTTCAGCGCCGCCGACCGCGAGGCCCGGGCCTACCTGATGGACGAGGCCCGGGCCGCCGGCCTGTTCCCGGCCGTGGACGCCGCGGGGAACATAGTCGTCAGGCGGCGGCCCACCGACCGGCCCACCGCCGACGGGCCGGTGGTGATGATGGGCTCGCACCTGGACACCGTGGTCGACGGCGGACGCCTGGACGGCGCCTACGGTGTGCTCGCCGCCCTGGAGGTCCTGCAGACGGTGGTCGAGTCAGGCGCCCGACTGCGCCGGGACTGCGTGGCGGTGGCCTTCGCCAACGAGGAGGGCGCGCTCTTCCCCCAGCCCTTCTGGGGCTCCATGGCCGTCGCCGGCCGGATCGAGAACCTGCCCCGGGAGCCGCGCGACCACCAGGGACGGCCGCTGCGCGAGGCGCTGCGCCTGGCCGGCGGCGACCTCGACGCCCTGGGCAGCGCCTGCTGGCCGAAGGGCTCGGTGTCGGCGTACCTGGAACTCCACGTGGAGCAGGGCCCGGTGCTGGAGCGCGGCGGCAGCAGGATCGGCGTGGTGGACGCGATCACCGGACGGATCGTGCTCACCCTGGAGATCCGCGGCAGGGCCGGCCACTCCGGGACGACCCCGATGGAGGGCCGCCGGGACGCGCTGTGCGCGGCGGCGCGCGTGGTGCTGGCGGCGGAGCACATCGCCGGGCGGCGCGACCTGTGCCGGGTGGCCACCGTGGGCCGCCTCGACCCCTACCCGAACACGCCGAACACCATCGCCGGCGCGGTGCGGACGACCGTGGACCTGCGCGACACCGACGTATGGCGGATGGCAGACGCGGAGGCGGCGCTGCGCGCGATGCTGGACGACATCGCCGCAGCCACCGGCACCGAGATCGAGGTGGTGGCCGAGACCCGGTCCGATCCGGTCTCCACGGACGCACGGCTGCGCGAGGCGATCGCGCTGAGCGCGGACGAGCTCGCCCTGCCATACGAGGAGCTGCCCAGCGGGGCCGGGCACGACGCCCAGTTCGTGGCCGGCCTCGCGCCGATCGGCATGATCTTCGTGCCGAGCATCGGCGGCGTCAGCCATGTGCCGCAGGAGGACACCGCGGCGGAGGACCTCGTGGCAGGGGCGCGGGTGCTGCTGCGGACCGTGCTGCGCACCACGGAACGGGAGGAGCAGCTGTGAACGCGCCGGGAAAGAGCCGTCGGATCGCCGTCTTCTGCGGAGCCCGCCCGGGCGTCCGGGCGGAACACCTGGACTTCGCCGGCGCCTTCGGCGCCGCGCTCGCCCGGCACGGTCTGGATCTGGTCTACGGCGCCGGCGGGGTGGGCGTCATGCGGGCCGTCGCCGACGGGGTGCTGGAGCACGGCGGGGCGGTCACCGGGGTCATCCCGCGCACCCTGCACGAGCGCGAGCGGGCGGACCGCGCGCCGGGCACCGTCTACCTGGTGCGCGACATGCACGACCGCAAGGCGCTCATGTACCGGCTCGCCTCCGGGTTCGCGGTGCTGCCGGGCGGCCTGGGCACGCTGGACGAGCTGATGGAGGTGGCCACCTGGAACCAGCTGTCGCTGCTCGACAAGCCGCTGGTGGTGGTCAACCACCGTGGGTTCTACGACCCGTTGCTCGCCATGCTGGACCATCTGGTCGCCGAGGGCTTCCTGGCCGCGCGCGAACGCCGGCTGGTGCAGGTCGCCGGGACGGCCGAGGAGGCGCTGTCCCTGCTGGGGGCCGGCAAGGTGGCGGAACCGGTCGCGGTGGGCTGACGCGGCGACCGCGCGCCGGCGACCCCGTCATTCCACCGGCGTGTCAAGGAATCCTTTCTGCACGGCGATCACCCCGGCCTGGAAACGGCTGCGGGCATTCAGGTACGTCATGAGGCTGGACGCGATGCGCCGCGCGGTACGCGGTGACACGCCGAGTCGCTTGGCGATGGCCTCGTCGGTGTGGCCGAGCGCCAGGAGCCTGAGGGCCTCGGCCTGCTGGCGGGTCAGCCCGCCGGGACGCGGATGGGCGGGTTCCTCCAGCGGAGCGGCGGACTGCCACACGCTCTCGAACAGAGCGTGCAGCACCGTGATCATTCCCGGTGAGCTCAACTGCACCGCGCCGGCGGCGGTGTCGTCGGCGTTGGAGGCGATCACGGCGAACTGCCGGTCGTAGATGATCATCCGGTTCGGCAGCGACGGCACGGTGCGCACCTGGCAGCCCTGCTCGATCAGCCAGCGCGCGTGGTCCACGGTCGCCCGGTCGCTGCGGATGCTGTCCAGGTAGAGGGTGCGCATCCGCACACCGCGCTCGAGCAGTTGCTGGTTGAGCGGACGGGAGGCCTTCATGTTCTCCGGCGTTTGCGGACCGCCCGGAGCGAAGGTGAGCAGTTCCCTGGACACTTTGCTGTTGAGCACGGCCAGACGGTCGCGGATGGCGTCCAGGCCCCTGAGGTGCGTGATGTCGGCATCCGACTCGGCCTGCCGGCCCACGTCGTAGTCCACGATGAATCTGGCCGCAGCCGCCCGGCTCGCCTCGAGTCTGCGCTGCTGCTCGGCGAGTTCCGCCTGCTGCTGGGCGATCAGAATTTCCATGCCCAGATGAGGACTCACCGCATGTAATTGGTGAGGATTCTCCGTGGACGCGCGGACCAGGGCCAGGGCGCTGAGCCTGTCGAGCGCGCCGCGCACGTCATCCTCGGGCAGATCCAGCCACCGGGATATCTCGGCGACTCCCCGGGGTCTGTTCAACATGGCCCGGTAGACGGATTCAGCCACCGGGTCAAGTCCGAGCGTGTGTAGCATTCCGAGGCGTTCCGGCTCCCTGTCAACCATGCAGACGTGCTCCGATAGGCCTGAGGGCTTGATCAGTGTTTGACGTTAGGTGATGGCTCTGCGGCTCAGCAAGAGGACGGAAGTCGCGATGAACCGATTCGATTCACCCACGCCATATATCCCGTATATTCCGGTCCGTTCCGACTGCCTGCCGGGCGGCGGATCCGGCCGAAGACGTCCGTGACCCTCCGACGAATCAGGTCCGAGCATGTATCTCGTCCACGTGTCCATCAGGCAGCGCTCTTCCGGTGCGGCGCTGCCGCACGCGGCCGCGGAGCTCATCACCCGCGTCTGCGCGGGCCGAGGCGGCTTCGAGCACCTCAGCGTGCACGCCGACACGCGTCCCCATCCGGTACTGGGCTTCTACCTGCGGGCCGACTCGCTGGCCGAGGCGGAGGCGGCGGCCGGCTCGCTGTGGCGCCACGCCGCCTTGTGCGTCGCGCAGTTGAGCGACTGGGAGCTGGTGCGGGCCGAGGTGCCGCTGCTGCGGATCGACACGTGGCCGTGAGACCGCCGCGCCCGTCGGCCCGGCGGCGCCGTGTCTGACCTGAGTAGGACACGGCCGCTTTGACCCCGGCGGCCCCCCTTTCACTCGCCCACCGCGGACGGCAACCTATTTACCGTCAGCGAATTGGAGCCGAGGGAAAGGCAGGAGAATGGTCCGCTCGATTTCTCGCCGTGCCGTCCGGAGTGCAATGGTGACCGCTGTCTTCCTGGCGACGACCACAGGAATCGCGGCGCACCTCGGCGACCGGCTGCCGGAGAATCAGACGCAGACCAGTGCGGTGGCTGTGGCCAACACGCACGACGACGATCACGGCTGGCAGTAAGGGCGTTTCTCGGGCGTCGGATCCGCAGTTGTCCAAGGGGAACTCATGGCTCGAGAAGACGCGGAATACCTGATCCGAATCCGGGACTCCCTGTTTCGGGGACAACCCGTCGAAGAAATTCCTGTCGACACGCTCGTCACCGGCCTCTCCCCGCGGGTCGACGGCGAGGACCCCGAGCACGTCCGCACCCTCGCGGAGACGTGCGACGAGCTTCCGCCCATCCTGGTGCACCGCCCGAGCATGACCGTCATCGACGGCGTCCACCGGCTGCGCGTGGCCGAACTGAGGGGGCAGGACCGCATCGCGGTACGGTTCTTCGACGGTGGACTGTCCGACGCCCGGCTGCTTGCGGTGGCAACCAACATCACGCACGGGCGCCCGCTGTCCGCGGCGGACCGCACCGCCGCGGCACTGCGCATCTTCGCCTCCCATCCGGGATGGTCGGACCGGGCAGTTGCGGCCGTCGCGGGCCTGTCCCCGAAACGGGTGGGACGCCTGCGCAAGGAGGCGGCCCTTCCACAGACCGAACGCAGAGTGGGCCGGGACGGCAGGTGCCGGCCAGTCGACTCCTCGCACAGCCGGGAACGGGCCGGCGAGTTGCTGCGCACCAACCCCGGCGCCTCCCTGCGCCAGATCGCGGCGCAGGTGGGCCTCGCCCCGGCGACCGTCGCCGACGTGCGCGACCGCATCCGGCGCGGTGAGAGCCCGGTGCCGGACCGGGGCCGTCGGCCGGCGGCCCCGCCACGGTCCCTCGCCTCCGCGGAACCACCCGGTCACGCGGCCGAGGTGACGGCCCTGCCCGCGCCCGCCGCGAAGGCGGGAGCGGCGGCGGGCGTACGGGCCGACACGGCCCCGGCGGGCGACGCCGCGCGGGGCCGGCAGCCCGGCGCGCTGCGCCGCGTCCCCGCAGGGCCGGCCGCGGCCCACGACGACGTCGCGCGGATCACCGAAGCGCTGCGCCGGGACCCCTCCCTGCGGTTCAGCGAGGCTGGGCGCTCCCTGCTGCGCCTGCTCGACGCCTGCGCACTGGTCACCCGGGAACGCCGGCGGATCGCCGCCACGGTGCCCGCGCACTGCAAGGAACCCCTGGCACGGCTCGCCCACGGATACGCCGGGGCCTGGCGGCTGCTCGCCGACGACCTCGCGCGGTACGTCGAGGAGACGGGTGACGACGCCGCGCAGGGCCTCGACGTGGACGGGGCCGACGAGATCGGCTCGCTGGGCGCGTGAGCGCCCCGGCCGGCACGACAGAAGGAGGCGGCAGGTGACGGAGAGCCGGCAGGCGCCGCCGGCCGGGACCCGGATCGGCGCGCACCAGCTGCGCGAACTTCTCGGCGAGTGGCGCACGGACGGCAGCACCTACACGGCGCTGGCCGACTCCGTGTGCGGACTGGTCCGGGACGGGTGGCTGCCCGTGACGAGCCGGCTGCCCGCCGAGCGCGACCTGGCGGACGCTCTGGCGGTGAGCCGTACGACGGTGGCGTCGGCCTACCGGCTGCTGCGCGCGCAGGGCAGGCTGGTCAGCCGCAGAGGCGTGGGCACCTTCGTCGCCCCCGGCCGGGCCGGCCCGCCGGATCCCCGGCCGGCCTTGGCCGGGGATCCGGCGGCCCGGCCGATCGACCTGATGGTCGCCGCACTGCCGGCCCCCGAACCGTGGCTGTCCCGCGCGACGGCAGATGCCGCGGCGCGACTTGTCCGGCACACCGGCGGACACGGCGCGTTCCCGGCCGGGCTGCCGGAGCTGCGCGAGGCCATCGCCGCCCGCTACACGGCGCGCGGCCTGCCCACCGACCCCGCGCAGATC
This sequence is a window from Streptomyces sp. NBC_00557. Protein-coding genes within it:
- a CDS encoding JmjC domain-containing protein — its product is MGTTAADWTFASLVGDTESFFAQHFDRQPLLRRGALADRVRDLITVDRLDDVIALQVVPPAYVRLARDGQGLSSKAYTRTTGDHATGLAETVVPERVYELFRSGATVTWNHLEHLLPSVRHLVDLFADTFACPAEVVGFLTPAGHDGYAPHHDPVDVFVVQIEGTKDWQVWQPPADRRGDSARYPADRLGEPALRTTLHPGDVLYLPHGTPHAAAAREQVSLHLSVTVAPRRWRDLLAETVAELLRDEAFHAVPFLGGNPSGAVDGAADGGRRSRIADRYREKVADLCARLTALAPEDETARLAAVGRAQAGVDRPREFARLARLDALTAEARVRRTGTPVELGPSRDGRTPLLVNGHRLAVPDAVADTLRALDRGGSLRAGGFLAGAPEDRSVRAARQLARLGVLQAADRAED
- a CDS encoding LuxR C-terminal-related transcriptional regulator, which codes for MLHTLGLDPVAESVYRAMLNRPRGVAEISRWLDLPEDDVRGALDRLSALALVRASTENPHQLHAVSPHLGMEILIAQQQAELAEQQRRLEASRAAAARFIVDYDVGRQAESDADITHLRGLDAIRDRLAVLNSKVSRELLTFAPGGPQTPENMKASRPLNQQLLERGVRMRTLYLDSIRSDRATVDHARWLIEQGCQVRTVPSLPNRMIIYDRQFAVIASNADDTAAGAVQLSSPGMITVLHALFESVWQSAAPLEEPAHPRPGGLTRQQAEALRLLALGHTDEAIAKRLGVSPRTARRIASSLMTYLNARSRFQAGVIAVQKGFLDTPVE
- a CDS encoding TIGR00730 family Rossman fold protein produces the protein MNAPGKSRRIAVFCGARPGVRAEHLDFAGAFGAALARHGLDLVYGAGGVGVMRAVADGVLEHGGAVTGVIPRTLHERERADRAPGTVYLVRDMHDRKALMYRLASGFAVLPGGLGTLDELMEVATWNQLSLLDKPLVVVNHRGFYDPLLAMLDHLVAEGFLAARERRLVQVAGTAEEALSLLGAGKVAEPVAVG
- a CDS encoding ParB/RepB/Spo0J family partition protein: MAREDAEYLIRIRDSLFRGQPVEEIPVDTLVTGLSPRVDGEDPEHVRTLAETCDELPPILVHRPSMTVIDGVHRLRVAELRGQDRIAVRFFDGGLSDARLLAVATNITHGRPLSAADRTAAALRIFASHPGWSDRAVAAVAGLSPKRVGRLRKEAALPQTERRVGRDGRCRPVDSSHSRERAGELLRTNPGASLRQIAAQVGLAPATVADVRDRIRRGESPVPDRGRRPAAPPRSLASAEPPGHAAEVTALPAPAAKAGAAAGVRADTAPAGDAARGRQPGALRRVPAGPAAAHDDVARITEALRRDPSLRFSEAGRSLLRLLDACALVTRERRRIAATVPAHCKEPLARLAHGYAGAWRLLADDLARYVEETGDDAAQGLDVDGADEIGSLGA
- a CDS encoding Zn-dependent hydrolase, which gives rise to MSHTVVERAGSLALDIDAERLLRRIRELGRIGADPVGGGITRTGFSAADREARAYLMDEARAAGLFPAVDAAGNIVVRRRPTDRPTADGPVVMMGSHLDTVVDGGRLDGAYGVLAALEVLQTVVESGARLRRDCVAVAFANEEGALFPQPFWGSMAVAGRIENLPREPRDHQGRPLREALRLAGGDLDALGSACWPKGSVSAYLELHVEQGPVLERGGSRIGVVDAITGRIVLTLEIRGRAGHSGTTPMEGRRDALCAAARVVLAAEHIAGRRDLCRVATVGRLDPYPNTPNTIAGAVRTTVDLRDTDVWRMADAEAALRAMLDDIAAATGTEIEVVAETRSDPVSTDARLREAIALSADELALPYEELPSGAGHDAQFVAGLAPIGMIFVPSIGGVSHVPQEDTAAEDLVAGARVLLRTVLRTTEREEQL
- a CDS encoding M13 family metallopeptidase, translated to MRATTEATAPASGPEANGAGPRLGDLVVDPSARAQDDFHRYVNGLWSDAFVLPEHQAEATLLSLLADEVEDDVARLIRRAAAGAGAGDPATRAMADLYTSFMDEETIEARGATPLAADLALVRSAPDRRALAAVLGRLQAQGVRGALEPSVSVDPADGTRYALTLTASGLGLPRPELYLADGAGPLLRRYARHVSAMLAHAGLPAPAEAAEHIVRAETALARLHMCAHEAGAPTGATAFASAAHDGPPATASPAAGCAAPDTASPVRCLVGELALRDQGFAWGEWLRELGAAASQAVVRVRPGAFVTAFEEWWAGADLRSLRLWLAWRYVHEMAPFGPRAVFAEHFRWYWRELTGARQPWPRRRRASAFVQTALGDVVGERYLREHVAPGTLAAARQLVDHLVGTYRRCLEQARWMRPATRRAALAKLDAMRFDIGAPTAPVGCAGLRTDPADLVGNVKRSRAWHIARELGRLGGPVDRADWKVPPQSVTAYYRHSLNQVVIPAALLRPPVFDPAGDTARNLAVLGSIVCHEMSHAFDDRGSRYDGHGRLRSWWAPEDRAEFERRSALLVRQYDGYAPGGAGGARVSGARTLGENIADITGLAVAQQAFCAHLDALGVTGEPRRRRLRRFFMLWATMWRAERTPGRTLERLAHDSHAPPEFRCNGVLGHIPAFYEAFGVTETDRLHIPPEARFSLLG